One Vigna unguiculata cultivar IT97K-499-35 chromosome 11, ASM411807v1, whole genome shotgun sequence DNA window includes the following coding sequences:
- the LOC114168409 gene encoding MLP-like protein 43 translates to MTLAGKITTEIGVHATAAKWFNLFAKQLHHVQNLAERVHGTKLHRGQDWHHPESIKQWTYVIDGKVTTCQESIESVDEANKTITFKVFNGDIDHQFKVFKFIFQAIDKNSGGAIIKWTIEYERVSEDVDPPYGYIEYLHKSTRDIDAHLLKA, encoded by the exons ATGACACTTGCTGGTAAAATCACCACTGAAATTGGGGTTCATGCAACTGCTGCAAAGTGGTTCAACCTCTTTGCAAAGCAACTCCATCATGTTCAGAACCTTGCTGAAAGAGTCCATGGAACCAAGCTCCATCGTGGTCAAGACTGGCACCACCCTGAGTCCATCAAACAATGGACTTATGTCATAG ATGGTAAGGTGACAACATGTCAGGAGAGTATTGAATCTGTTGATGAAGCAAACAAAACAATCACCTTCAAGGTCTTCAATGGAGACATCGATCACCAGTTCAAGGTTTTCAAGTTCATATTTCAAGCAATTGATAAGAACAGTGGTGGTGCTATTATCAAATGGACCATTGAATATGAGAGGGTTAGTGAGGACGTTGATCCTCCTTATGGCTACATCGAATACCTGCACAAATCAACTAGAGACATCGATGCCCATCTTCTCAAGGCATAG